A stretch of Clostridium sp. BJN0001 DNA encodes these proteins:
- a CDS encoding CD1107 family mobile element protein, protein MVKRKEKKINIRVFKLIILSFLIVAAVVIPEKNMIALADTVEDGSSNIKIDIEKPEGWKSGDTDILIKLEDVSDNIKIDKVEAKTSQNAKFSDITDDMKITVSENCTVYVQVTDTDGKVYSKSRYIDCFDREKPTLNASLTAGLLSVIAYDTQSGIKAVYVNGYEFTELTNNSLNIRLQQYDTKYEKISIQALDNAGNMSLVYSMTNPYYQDPAKEETKNNVSVSSSGGSTSSTSKTSSTVTGSSSLPLSAIATDPTGARGTTSEIQTEDGQNSTGKEFFTITTKGNKTFYMIVDKGKTDNNVYLLTEVSGNDLLNFVDDNGNTTLPQTATGTVYAVPEETSDGEKDKGNADSNAEEESKKDNEKKSSSITIIIVILIVAGIGTGYYFLKIRKKDNYYDDFEDEEYEDEGIYENDEADENEDNEGVGDIKKIGNDKKK, encoded by the coding sequence ATGGTAAAGAGGAAAGAGAAAAAAATAAATATCAGGGTATTTAAATTAATAATATTATCATTTCTGATAGTTGCAGCAGTAGTTATTCCAGAAAAAAATATGATTGCATTAGCAGATACAGTAGAAGATGGTTCATCAAATATAAAAATTGATATTGAAAAACCGGAAGGATGGAAAAGTGGTGATACAGATATTTTGATAAAGCTTGAAGATGTATCAGATAATATAAAGATAGATAAAGTTGAAGCTAAAACATCACAGAATGCTAAGTTTTCAGACATAACAGATGATATGAAAATAACAGTTTCGGAAAATTGCACAGTATATGTTCAGGTAACAGATACAGATGGAAAAGTTTATTCTAAAAGTAGGTATATAGATTGTTTTGATAGAGAAAAGCCTACATTAAATGCTTCGCTTACAGCAGGACTTTTATCAGTAATTGCATATGATACCCAGTCAGGAATTAAGGCAGTGTATGTTAATGGATATGAGTTTACTGAACTTACTAATAATTCACTAAATATAAGGCTTCAACAGTACGATACTAAGTATGAAAAAATATCAATACAGGCTTTAGATAATGCCGGAAATATGTCATTAGTTTATAGTATGACAAATCCATATTATCAAGATCCTGCAAAGGAAGAAACTAAAAACAATGTATCAGTTTCATCATCAGGAGGAAGTACTTCAAGCACATCAAAAACAAGTTCAACGGTAACCGGAAGTTCAAGTCTTCCTTTATCAGCGATTGCAACGGATCCAACTGGAGCTAGAGGCACAACTTCTGAAATACAAACAGAAGATGGACAAAATTCAACTGGTAAAGAATTTTTTACTATTACAACTAAGGGAAATAAAACCTTTTATATGATAGTTGATAAAGGCAAAACTGATAATAATGTTTATCTCTTGACAGAAGTAAGTGGAAATGATTTGTTAAATTTTGTTGATGACAATGGAAATACAACACTTCCACAGACAGCAACTGGAACAGTGTATGCAGTACCAGAAGAAACTTCAGATGGAGAAAAAGACAAAGGTAATGCTGATTCTAATGCAGAAGAAGAAAGTAAAAAAGATAATGAAAAGAAAAGTAGCAGTATTACCATAATAATTGTAATTTTAATAGTTGCAGGAATTGGAACAGGATATTACTTCTTAAAAATAAGGAAGAAAGATAATTATTATGATGATTTTGAGGATGAAGAATATGAGGATGAAGGGATTTATGAAAATGATGAGGCAGATGAAAATGAAGATAATGAAGGGGTGGGTGATATTAAGAAAATAGGTAATGACAAGAAAAAATAA
- a CDS encoding DUF4315 family protein: MNLEKILNEIGKTKERIASYEERLKELEKKKFEAENLELISIVRKNKISRKDLDDFIKQKITIKEIENKESEEILNGKEEREKNKYQGI, translated from the coding sequence TTGAATTTAGAAAAAATACTTAATGAAATAGGAAAAACAAAGGAAAGGATAGCTTCTTATGAAGAAAGGCTTAAAGAGCTTGAAAAAAAGAAATTTGAAGCAGAAAATTTAGAACTTATAAGCATAGTGAGAAAAAATAAGATTTCAAGAAAAGATCTAGATGATTTTATAAAGCAAAAAATAACAATTAAGGAAATAGAAAATAAAGAGAGTGAGGAAATATTAAATGGTAAAGAGGAAAGAGAAAAAAATAAATATCAGGGTATTTAA